Proteins encoded in a region of the Corynebacterium breve genome:
- the ruvX gene encoding Holliday junction resolvase RuvX: MSQRISPDTPGVDDPGPGRRIGIDVGTVRMGVASSNREATLATPVETVQRQTGFKDRDKADIDRLLEIVNEYDAVEIVVGLPRDLQGHGSSSVKHAKEIAFRLNRRLGGSIPVRMADERLTTVAATAALRASGVSEKAGRSVIDQAAAVEILQSWLDGRIAYLNKEMPHDHA, encoded by the coding sequence ATGTCCCAACGCATTAGCCCTGATACTCCAGGTGTCGATGACCCAGGCCCAGGCCGGCGCATCGGCATCGACGTGGGCACAGTGCGCATGGGGGTTGCCTCATCGAATCGCGAGGCAACGTTGGCTACTCCGGTGGAAACAGTTCAACGTCAAACTGGCTTTAAAGATCGTGACAAAGCTGACATTGACCGGCTGCTTGAGATCGTCAATGAGTACGACGCTGTCGAGATCGTAGTGGGATTACCGCGAGATCTTCAGGGGCATGGTTCTAGCAGCGTCAAGCACGCCAAGGAGATTGCCTTTCGCCTCAATCGTCGTCTCGGCGGATCGATACCAGTGCGCATGGCAGATGAGCGGCTGACAACCGTCGCAGCCACCGCTGCGCTGCGGGCGTCTGGTGTCTCAGAAAAGGCTGGTCGGAGCGTCATAGACCAAGCCGCAGCGGTAGAAATCTTGCAATCGTGGCTCGACGGTCGCATTGCTTATCTAAATAAGGAGATGCCTCATGACCACGCGTAG
- the alaS gene encoding alanine--tRNA ligase: MQTHEIRDRFTRHFVKSGHTAVPSASLILDDPTLLFVNAGMVPFKPYFLGQQNPPFENSTATSIQKCVRTLDIEEVGITTRHNTFFQMAGNFSFGQYFKEGAIRHAWSLLTSSVDEGGFGLDPELLWVTVFLDDDEAAEIWEKEIGVPKERIQRLGMEDNFWHMGVPGPCGPCSEIYYDRGPEYGIEGGPEADDNRYMEIWNLVFMESIRGESDANGNFEVVGELPKKNIDTGMGVERVACLLQNVENVYETDLLRPVIEAAEDLTGTKYDAGSQQNDVRFRVIADHSRTGMMIILDGVTPSNEGRGYILRRLLRRIVRSARLLGATGETLETFMNTIMDTMTPSFPEIADNRERIIRVAVNEERAFLKTLESGTQRFDVAATAAKEEGAQVLSGEQAFELHDTYGFPIDLTMEMAREAGLEVDMAAFDRAMSEQRNRAKADNRAKKHGAADESLYRDWVDNQPTEFVGYDNLVHDSRVIGLVRDGETVNEAKAGDEVEVILDVTPMYAESGGQTGDRGRIVMGDTVLSINDVQKIGKKLWVHKGVVEAGGLDLGSTVRTEVDEKWRHGARQAHTATHLVHAALREVLGPTAVQAGSLNKPGYLRFDFNYTEQLTDAQLEEITTIANQAVDADFAVNTLETSLEEAKAMGAMALFGENYGNEVRVVEIGGPFSIELCGGTHVAHSSQIGPIAVLGESSVGSGARRIEAYSGMDSFRYFSKEAALASALAQEFKTPSEKLPERIAELADKLKAAEKEIAQLHQQQLLSNTADLVNQAETIGEFAVVTVKLPNGVNAGDLRTIAQDLRGRMVEQAAVIVVASDNGGKVPVAVAVTPAGVDKGIKAGDMIKLIGGYIDGKGGGKPDLAQGSGSNVEGLDDAFRAVKDEIFTK; the protein is encoded by the coding sequence GTGCAGACCCATGAGATTCGGGACCGTTTTACTCGACACTTTGTAAAGTCCGGCCACACCGCGGTGCCGAGCGCCTCTTTGATTCTCGACGATCCCACCCTGCTGTTTGTCAATGCAGGCATGGTGCCATTTAAGCCATACTTCTTGGGTCAGCAGAACCCGCCGTTTGAAAACAGCACTGCTACTTCGATTCAGAAGTGTGTGCGCACCTTGGACATCGAAGAGGTGGGCATCACCACCCGTCACAACACATTTTTCCAAATGGCGGGTAACTTCTCCTTTGGCCAGTACTTTAAGGAAGGCGCGATTCGCCACGCGTGGAGCTTGCTCACAAGCTCTGTAGACGAGGGTGGCTTCGGCCTTGACCCAGAGCTCCTTTGGGTCACCGTTTTCCTCGACGACGATGAAGCCGCAGAGATTTGGGAAAAGGAAATCGGCGTACCCAAGGAGCGCATTCAGCGTCTGGGCATGGAGGATAATTTCTGGCACATGGGCGTGCCTGGACCTTGTGGTCCGTGCTCCGAGATCTACTACGACCGCGGCCCTGAGTATGGCATCGAGGGCGGCCCAGAGGCGGACGATAACCGCTACATGGAGATCTGGAACCTGGTCTTTATGGAGTCCATTCGTGGTGAGAGCGATGCCAACGGCAACTTTGAAGTTGTCGGCGAACTACCAAAGAAGAACATCGATACCGGCATGGGCGTTGAGCGCGTCGCATGCCTCTTGCAGAACGTGGAAAATGTCTACGAAACAGACTTGCTCCGCCCCGTCATTGAGGCCGCTGAAGACCTCACCGGAACCAAGTATGATGCTGGTTCCCAGCAGAATGACGTGCGCTTCCGAGTGATCGCGGACCACTCTCGTACCGGCATGATGATCATCCTGGACGGTGTCACTCCATCGAACGAAGGCCGCGGATATATCCTTCGCCGCTTGCTGCGCCGCATCGTTCGATCGGCTCGGCTCCTCGGGGCTACGGGCGAAACCCTTGAGACCTTTATGAACACCATTATGGACACGATGACCCCGTCATTCCCAGAAATCGCTGACAACCGAGAGCGCATCATTCGCGTTGCGGTGAACGAAGAGCGCGCGTTCTTGAAGACTCTGGAGTCCGGAACCCAGCGATTTGATGTCGCGGCCACCGCGGCAAAGGAAGAGGGCGCTCAGGTCCTATCTGGAGAGCAAGCTTTCGAACTCCACGACACGTATGGTTTCCCGATCGATCTGACGATGGAGATGGCTCGCGAAGCCGGTCTTGAAGTGGATATGGCTGCATTTGATCGTGCGATGTCTGAGCAGCGCAACCGCGCAAAGGCTGACAACCGTGCGAAGAAGCATGGTGCCGCAGACGAGTCCCTTTACCGTGACTGGGTGGACAACCAGCCGACGGAATTTGTCGGCTATGACAATTTGGTGCATGACTCCAGAGTGATCGGGCTTGTCCGCGACGGCGAGACCGTCAACGAGGCCAAGGCCGGCGACGAAGTCGAAGTCATTTTGGATGTGACTCCAATGTACGCAGAGTCCGGTGGCCAAACTGGTGACCGTGGCCGCATCGTCATGGGTGACACGGTATTAAGCATCAATGACGTGCAAAAGATCGGCAAGAAACTCTGGGTACACAAGGGCGTCGTTGAAGCCGGTGGACTCGATCTTGGATCTACCGTGCGTACCGAGGTGGATGAGAAGTGGCGCCACGGTGCCCGCCAAGCTCACACAGCGACACACTTGGTCCATGCGGCGCTGCGCGAGGTGCTTGGGCCAACCGCCGTCCAGGCTGGATCCTTGAACAAGCCGGGATATCTACGCTTCGACTTCAACTACACCGAGCAGCTCACCGACGCACAGTTGGAAGAAATCACCACGATTGCCAACCAGGCTGTCGATGCTGACTTCGCGGTGAACACGCTGGAAACTAGTCTCGAGGAAGCCAAGGCGATGGGTGCCATGGCGCTCTTTGGCGAAAACTACGGCAATGAAGTTCGCGTCGTCGAGATCGGCGGCCCATTCTCGATCGAGCTGTGTGGTGGCACACACGTAGCGCACTCTTCGCAGATCGGCCCAATTGCCGTCTTGGGCGAATCGTCGGTCGGTTCCGGTGCTCGCCGTATCGAAGCGTACTCTGGCATGGATTCCTTCCGCTACTTCTCCAAGGAAGCGGCTCTAGCGTCCGCTCTGGCTCAGGAGTTCAAGACTCCGTCCGAAAAGCTGCCAGAACGCATCGCAGAACTGGCGGACAAACTCAAGGCAGCCGAAAAAGAAATTGCCCAGCTGCATCAGCAACAGCTTCTGTCCAACACGGCTGATCTGGTGAACCAGGCGGAGACTATCGGCGAGTTCGCTGTGGTGACGGTCAAGCTTCCCAATGGGGTGAACGCCGGTGACCTGCGCACCATCGCGCAAGATTTGCGGGGCCGAATGGTGGAGCAGGCAGCGGTGATCGTCGTGGCTAGCGACAATGGCGGCAAGGTACCCGTCGCAGTAGCCGTAACTCCAGCTGGTGTAGACAAGGGCATCAAGGCTGGGGACATGATTAAGCTCATTGGTGGCTACATTGATGGCAAGGGTGGCGGAAAGCCAGACTTGGCTCAAGGCTCCGGCTCCAATGTGGAGGGCCTGGATGATGCATTCCGCGCGGTCAAGGACGAGATTTTCACTAAGTAG
- a CDS encoding replication-associated recombination protein A has translation MQEGLFGDPGPQEPDSPHRGSALFEAGAGAPLAARMRPRSLDEIVGQRHLLGEGKPLRRLIEGSGDASVILYGPPGTGKTTIASLVAQTMGQNFVGLSALSSGVKQVRQVIETARRDLLRGHRTVLFIDEVHRFSKTQQDALLAAVENRTVLLVAATTENPSFSVVSPLLSRSLLLQLEPLSEDDLRHVIARAVEDPRGLDNRITLDDEALEQLVLLAGGDARRSLTYLEAAAEAVEDGGTLTLDTVRHNVNRAIVRYDRDGDQHYDVVSAFIKSIRGSDVDAALHYLARMIEAGEDPRFIARRLVVHASEDVGMADPSALQTAVAAYHAVSFIGMPEGRLALSQATIHLATAPKSNATYVAIDRALADVREGKAGHVPAHLRDGHYEGAARMGNAVGYVYPHDAPLGVVQQRYIPEGLDDAVYYEPTDHGAENRIRDFVGKLRRIVRGKSRG, from the coding sequence ATGCAAGAAGGACTGTTTGGGGATCCTGGGCCCCAGGAGCCCGACTCTCCGCACCGCGGTTCGGCCTTGTTTGAAGCAGGCGCAGGGGCGCCACTGGCTGCGAGAATGCGTCCTCGCTCGCTTGACGAGATCGTTGGTCAACGCCACCTACTCGGTGAGGGCAAGCCACTGCGACGTCTCATCGAAGGTTCCGGCGATGCTTCCGTGATTCTCTACGGCCCACCGGGCACCGGCAAAACGACGATTGCGTCGTTGGTTGCCCAAACTATGGGACAGAACTTTGTCGGGCTTTCTGCTCTGTCATCGGGCGTGAAACAAGTGAGGCAAGTTATCGAAACCGCGCGGCGCGACCTCCTCCGAGGCCACCGGACCGTGCTATTTATCGATGAAGTCCACAGATTTTCCAAGACCCAACAAGATGCACTGCTGGCTGCGGTAGAAAACCGTACCGTCTTGTTGGTCGCAGCAACCACAGAAAATCCGTCCTTTTCCGTCGTCTCACCGCTGCTGTCGCGCTCGCTTTTGCTGCAGCTTGAACCTCTTAGCGAGGATGACCTGCGCCACGTGATCGCCCGAGCAGTGGAGGATCCACGAGGGCTAGACAATCGCATTACGCTTGACGACGAAGCCCTCGAACAACTTGTCTTGCTCGCAGGCGGGGATGCGCGTAGATCATTGACGTACCTGGAAGCTGCGGCAGAAGCTGTAGAAGACGGTGGCACTCTTACGCTGGATACTGTGCGCCACAACGTTAATCGTGCGATCGTGCGATACGACCGCGATGGCGATCAACACTATGACGTTGTTTCAGCATTTATCAAGTCCATACGTGGTTCGGATGTTGATGCGGCCCTGCATTATCTTGCCCGCATGATTGAGGCGGGGGAAGACCCTCGCTTCATCGCGAGACGTCTTGTGGTCCATGCCTCCGAGGACGTCGGCATGGCCGATCCTTCAGCCCTTCAGACCGCCGTAGCGGCTTACCACGCAGTGAGCTTCATCGGAATGCCAGAAGGGCGATTGGCGCTGTCTCAAGCCACGATCCATCTTGCAACGGCGCCCAAATCCAACGCGACGTATGTCGCTATTGATCGTGCATTGGCCGATGTCCGCGAAGGTAAAGCTGGGCATGTCCCTGCGCACCTACGTGACGGACATTATGAGGGTGCGGCGCGCATGGGTAACGCCGTAGGTTATGTCTATCCGCATGATGCACCCCTTGGAGTAGTGCAGCAAAGATACATTCCTGAAGGCTTGGACGATGCCGTGTATTACGAGCCTACGGACCATGGTGCCGAGAATCGGATCCGTGATTTCGTCGGCAAGCTACGCAGAATCGTCCGTGGAAAGTCGCGCGGGTAA
- a CDS encoding phosphotransferase gives MDTQEIVTLAEDLLTRRYGGALKFHDVTQLSGSGTAVVLQAKVSTNPFFPHRSVVVKHSPVSGDVIDDAAFLREVVAYQFTTSLAEEVRPGPVLFAYDLQERMIVISDSGEGDNFADLLQEGDPEKRVQVLRNLGTALGKMHAGTASKEDAFTILFKRMLRQHPEFARIQELREGLLDYATRSGMDAITESGIEVPAAVKSVVNNIQDRVRHGRNRAFTPFDLAPDNIIVGERTEFLDYEWAGFRDVSFDLACVIGGFPQFISTRPIADDEAVAFVEAWVQEVNELWPAVTNEDTLHARITAALIAWAFASVSLMYHGSIARGIALREDAREALQLTDEEITNLGLITPDNFEVNTNILQPAFEADFNQDELLIRRDLYETFEALSRFAAAGRDSSYAVISEFAFELAERINDQLI, from the coding sequence GTGGACACCCAAGAGATCGTCACTCTCGCTGAAGATTTACTTACCCGTCGCTATGGCGGAGCGTTGAAATTTCACGATGTGACCCAGCTTTCTGGTTCGGGAACCGCCGTGGTTCTGCAGGCTAAAGTGTCCACGAACCCATTTTTTCCGCACAGATCGGTCGTCGTTAAGCATTCGCCGGTAAGCGGTGATGTGATCGACGATGCCGCCTTCCTGCGTGAGGTAGTGGCGTATCAGTTCACCACCTCGCTCGCCGAAGAAGTCCGCCCAGGCCCGGTCCTGTTTGCTTATGACCTACAAGAGCGAATGATCGTCATTTCGGATTCCGGCGAAGGCGACAATTTCGCGGATCTACTCCAAGAGGGCGATCCCGAAAAGCGCGTACAAGTGCTGCGCAACCTAGGCACAGCTTTGGGCAAGATGCACGCAGGGACCGCGAGCAAGGAAGATGCTTTCACCATTTTGTTCAAGCGCATGCTGCGCCAGCATCCAGAGTTTGCGCGGATCCAGGAACTCAGAGAAGGCCTTCTTGACTATGCAACGCGTTCCGGCATGGATGCGATAACTGAGTCGGGCATCGAGGTGCCCGCGGCGGTCAAAAGCGTAGTGAACAACATCCAAGATCGTGTTCGTCATGGTCGCAACCGAGCGTTCACGCCGTTCGACCTCGCTCCAGACAACATTATCGTGGGCGAGCGCACTGAATTCTTAGACTATGAGTGGGCCGGTTTCCGCGATGTGTCTTTTGATCTGGCTTGCGTGATTGGCGGATTCCCGCAGTTCATTTCGACGCGTCCGATCGCCGACGATGAGGCAGTTGCATTCGTGGAGGCTTGGGTCCAAGAAGTCAATGAGTTGTGGCCTGCGGTAACCAACGAAGATACCCTGCACGCACGCATTACCGCTGCGCTCATTGCATGGGCATTTGCCTCCGTTTCACTGATGTACCACGGATCCATTGCTCGAGGGATCGCTCTTCGCGAGGATGCGCGCGAAGCCCTGCAGCTGACAGACGAAGAGATCACCAACCTAGGTTTGATCACTCCCGACAACTTCGAAGTCAACACCAATATCCTGCAACCTGCATTTGAAGCAGATTTCAACCAAGACGAATTGCTTATCCGCAGGGACCTGTATGAAACGTTCGAGGCATTGAGCCGATTCGCAGCTGCAGGGCGTGATTCCAGTTACGCGGTCATCTCCGAGTTTGCCTTCGAACTGGCGGAGCGAATCAACGACCAGCTGATCTAG
- the aspS gene encoding aspartate--tRNA ligase produces MLRTHLAGDLRKDIAGQSVTLTGWVARRRDHGGVIFIDLRDRSGLAQVVFRESAVAEAAHDLRSEYCIQVTGVIEPRPEGSENPNLASGEIEVNVTDLTVLNKAAALPFQIEDFSNNEVGEETRLKYRYLDLRRDRQADALRLRSAANRAARQVLDQHDFTEIETPTLTRSTPEGARDFLVPARLRPGSWYALPQSPQLFKQLLMVAGMERYYQIARCYRDEDFRADRQPEFTQLDVEMSFVDQDDVIALAEDILKALWKLIGYEITTPIPRMTYADAMEKYGSDKPDLRFDIQLVECTEFFKNTTFRVFQNEYVGAVVMEGGASQPRRQLDAWQEWAKQRGAKGLAYILVGEDGELGGPVAKNITEEERAGIAEHVGAKRGDCIFFAAGETKSSRALLGAARGEIAQKLGLIKDGDWAFTWVVDAPLFEPAADATASGDVALGNSKWTAVHHAFTSPKPEFIDNFDKEPGEALAYAYDIVCNGNEIGGGSIRIHNRDVQERVFNVMGITEEEAREKFGFLLDAFAFGAPPHGGIAFGWDRIVSLLGGFDSIRDVIAFPKSGGGVDPLTDAPAPITPEQRKETGVDFKPKKENAEK; encoded by the coding sequence GTGCTGCGCACTCACCTCGCGGGTGACCTCCGCAAAGACATCGCTGGCCAGTCCGTAACTCTGACTGGTTGGGTAGCTCGCCGTCGCGATCATGGTGGCGTGATCTTCATTGATCTGCGCGACCGCTCGGGCCTGGCACAGGTTGTGTTCCGCGAGTCCGCGGTTGCAGAGGCAGCCCACGATCTTCGTAGCGAATACTGCATCCAGGTCACCGGTGTCATCGAACCTCGTCCAGAGGGCTCTGAGAACCCGAATCTCGCGTCCGGCGAGATCGAGGTCAACGTTACTGACCTGACTGTCCTGAACAAGGCTGCGGCTTTGCCATTCCAAATCGAGGACTTTTCGAACAACGAGGTTGGCGAGGAAACCCGGCTGAAGTACCGCTACCTTGACCTGCGCCGCGATCGCCAAGCTGATGCACTGCGCCTGCGCTCCGCAGCGAACCGCGCAGCACGTCAGGTACTGGATCAGCACGATTTCACCGAGATTGAAACCCCAACGTTGACGCGTTCCACGCCAGAGGGCGCACGCGACTTCCTAGTTCCAGCTCGCCTGCGTCCGGGTTCTTGGTACGCGCTTCCGCAGTCGCCGCAGCTGTTTAAGCAGCTGCTCATGGTAGCGGGCATGGAGCGCTACTACCAGATCGCTCGCTGCTACCGCGATGAGGATTTCCGCGCAGACCGCCAGCCAGAGTTCACCCAGCTTGACGTAGAGATGAGCTTTGTGGATCAAGACGATGTGATCGCTTTGGCCGAAGACATCCTGAAGGCACTGTGGAAGCTCATCGGATATGAGATCACGACTCCGATCCCACGCATGACCTACGCAGACGCAATGGAGAAGTACGGCTCCGACAAGCCTGACTTGCGTTTTGATATCCAGCTGGTCGAGTGCACCGAATTCTTCAAGAACACCACCTTCCGCGTCTTCCAGAACGAATATGTTGGCGCTGTGGTCATGGAAGGTGGCGCATCGCAGCCTCGCCGTCAGCTGGACGCATGGCAGGAGTGGGCGAAACAGCGTGGTGCCAAAGGACTTGCGTACATCCTGGTCGGCGAAGATGGCGAGCTCGGTGGCCCAGTGGCCAAGAACATCACCGAGGAAGAGCGCGCAGGTATTGCAGAGCACGTCGGTGCAAAGCGAGGCGACTGCATCTTCTTCGCAGCAGGAGAAACCAAGTCTTCTCGCGCACTGCTTGGCGCCGCGCGCGGTGAGATCGCCCAAAAGCTTGGTCTGATTAAGGATGGCGATTGGGCATTTACCTGGGTCGTCGACGCACCGTTGTTCGAGCCGGCCGCAGACGCAACCGCTTCTGGCGACGTTGCTTTGGGCAATTCCAAGTGGACCGCAGTCCACCACGCATTTACCTCGCCAAAGCCTGAGTTCATCGACAACTTTGACAAGGAACCGGGCGAGGCACTGGCGTATGCATACGACATCGTCTGCAACGGCAACGAGATCGGTGGTGGCTCTATCCGAATCCACAACCGCGACGTTCAGGAACGTGTTTTCAACGTTATGGGGATTACCGAAGAAGAGGCTCGCGAAAAGTTCGGCTTCCTCCTCGATGCGTTCGCGTTCGGCGCACCGCCACATGGTGGCATCGCCTTCGGCTGGGATCGCATCGTCTCTCTTTTGGGCGGATTCGACTCGATCCGCGACGTCATCGCTTTCCCTAAGTCTGGTGGCGGCGTAGATCCGCTTACCGACGCGCCTGCGCCGATCACCCCAGAGCAGCGCAAGGAAACCGGCGTTGACTTCAAGCCAAAGAAGGAAAACGCCGAAAAGTAG
- the ypfJ gene encoding KPN_02809 family neutral zinc metallopeptidase codes for MTFKGGIEKSSNRARTGGRGGQMAVGGGIGGLLMVGLFLLLGGNPADLGQITGGGQQPQGEDPGLVHCKTTDDANKYADCRVEFTALNLDAMWEEVLPQQAGIEYEEPGLVVFEGQTQSGCGFASSNTGPFYCGGDSSAYFDVSFFDQLERLGGDNAPLAQMYIVAHEFGHHIQKLEGTIGMIDYNNPGEDSTAVKLELQADCYAGMWVNRADEDQEFALEKVTPEQVESAINTARAVGDDNIQKRSTGEVQPDLWTHGSSQQRQDAFLKGYNEGTMAACDYLETGNYRS; via the coding sequence ATGACGTTTAAAGGCGGTATTGAAAAGAGTAGTAACCGCGCGCGCACCGGTGGTCGCGGCGGACAGATGGCTGTCGGCGGAGGCATCGGCGGCCTTTTGATGGTCGGTCTGTTTCTTCTTTTGGGTGGCAACCCAGCGGACTTGGGACAAATTACGGGTGGCGGTCAGCAGCCACAGGGCGAAGACCCTGGCCTTGTCCACTGCAAAACCACTGACGACGCGAACAAGTACGCGGATTGTCGTGTTGAATTTACTGCGCTCAATCTAGATGCCATGTGGGAAGAGGTCCTTCCGCAGCAAGCCGGAATCGAATATGAAGAACCTGGTCTTGTTGTCTTCGAAGGACAGACTCAGTCTGGCTGTGGTTTTGCTTCCTCGAACACTGGACCTTTCTATTGTGGTGGCGACAGTTCGGCGTATTTCGACGTCAGCTTCTTTGATCAGCTGGAACGTCTTGGTGGCGACAATGCTCCTCTGGCCCAGATGTACATCGTGGCACACGAGTTTGGCCACCACATCCAGAAGCTTGAAGGCACCATCGGCATGATCGATTACAACAACCCTGGCGAAGACTCAACCGCCGTAAAGCTCGAACTTCAGGCTGACTGCTACGCGGGTATGTGGGTCAACCGTGCAGATGAGGACCAAGAATTTGCGCTAGAGAAGGTCACTCCTGAACAGGTGGAGTCCGCGATCAACACTGCACGCGCGGTAGGTGACGACAATATCCAGAAGCGCTCTACCGGCGAAGTCCAGCCTGACCTATGGACGCACGGTTCGTCCCAGCAGCGCCAGGATGCATTCCTCAAGGGCTACAACGAGGGCACAATGGCTGCTTGTGACTACCTAGAGACTGGCAACTACCGCAGCTAA